GACCTCCGGCCGGTTTTCGACATGCCGGAGGAGACCCCGTACGGCGGCGCGAAGCGGCGGGTCCGCGAGCAGGACCACGGCCTGGAGCACGCGCTGGACCGCACGCTCGTCCAGCTTTCCGAAGCGGCGCTGGAAGACGCGCACCCGGTGCGCCTGGAACTGCCGGTGCGCAACGTGAACCGCACCGTCGGCACACTGCTGGGCTCGGAGATCACCCGCCGCTACGGCGGCGAGGGCCTGCCGGACGGCACCATCCACGTGACGCTCACCGGTTCGGCCGGGCAGTCGCTCGGCGCGTTTCTCCCGCGCGGCATCACGCTGGACATGGTCGGCGACGCGAACGACTACGTCGGCAAGGGCCTGTCCGGCGGCCGGATCGTGGTCCGCCCGGACCCGGCCGCGAAGTTCGTGGCCGAAAAGCAGACCATCGCGGGCAACACGCTGGCCTACGGCGCGACGTCCGGCGAGATGTTCCTGCGCGGCCAGGTCGGCGAGCGGTTCTGCGTCCGCAACTCCGGCGCGACGGTGGTGGCCGAGGGCGTGGGGGACCACGCGTTCGAGTACATGACCGGCGGCCGCGCGGTGGTGCTGGGCCGGACCGGCCGGAACCTGGCGGCAGGCATGTCCGGCGGCCGCGCGTACGTGCTCGACCTGGACCGGGCGAAGGTCAACCTGGACATGGTCGACCTGCTCCCGCCGGATCCGGAGGATCTGGCCTGGCTCAAGCAGATCGTGCAGCAGCACTACGACCTCACCCGCTCGTCGGTGGCCGCGTCGCTCCTTGGCGACTGGACGCGGCGCTCGGCGGCGTTCACCAAGGTGATGCCGCGCGACTACCAGCGGGTCCTCGATGCGGCCAAGGCAGCGCGCGCTGCCGGCCGCGATGTCGACGAAGCGATCATGGAGGCCGCTCGTGGCTGACAATTGGCGGAGCCCCGGCCGCGAGTGCCGACTGGGCGCGGGTATCCCGCAGAACACGGAGGCCGCTCGTGGCTGACCCGACCGGTTTTCTCAAGTACCAGCGGCAGGAACCGAAGAAGAAGTCTTACGAGGAACGGCTTTCCTCGTGGGGCGAGGTTTATGCCGAAGTCGACCCGGCGGAGCGCAACGAAGCGGTCCGCGTCCAGGCTTCGCGGTGCATGGACTGCGGCATCCCGTTCTGTCATTCCGGTGCCTCGGGCTGTCCGCTGGGCAACCTGATCCCGGAGTGGAACGACCTGGTCCGTCGCGGCGACTGGGCGGCGGCCAGCGACCGTCTGCACGCCACCAACAACTTCCCGGAGTTCACCGGGAAGCTGTGCCCCGCGCCGTGCGAGGCGGGCTGCGTGCTGTCGATTTCGCCGCTGTCCGGCGGGCCGGTGGCGATCAAGCGGGTCGAAGAGACGATCGCGGCCCAGTCGTGGGAAGCCGGTTATGTGCAGCCGCAGGTGTCCGAGGTGTCGTCCGGTCGCAAGGTGGCCGTCGTCGGCTCCGGCCCGGCTGGTCTGGCCGCCGCGCAACAGCTGACCCGCGCCGGCCACGAGGTGACCGTTTTCGAACGCGATGACCGCCTCGGCGGCCTGCTGCGGTACGGCATTCCCGAGTTCAAGATGGAAAAGAAGGTCTTGGACCGCCGCCTCGCCCAGTTGCGCAAGGAAGGCACCAAGTTCGTCACCGGCTGCGAGGTCGGCGTGGACTTGTCGGTGGAAGACCTGCGCGCGCAGTACGACGCGGTGGTGCTCGCCGTCGGCGCCCTGCGCGGCCGGGACGACCGCACCACGCCGGGCCGTTCGCTGGACGGCATCCACCTGGCGATGGAACACCTGGTGCCCGCCAACAAGTTCGTGGAGGGCGCCGGCCCGTCCCCGGTCGACGCGAACGGCAAGCACGTCGTCATCATCGGCGGCGGCGACACCGGCGCGGACTCCTACGGAACCGCGACCCGGCAGGGCGCGCTGTCGGTCACGCAGCTCGACCAGTACCCGATGCCGCCGCAGACCCGCGACGACGAGCGGTCGCCGTGGCCGACCTGGCCCTACCTCCTGCGCACCTACCCCGCGCACGAGGAAGCCGGCGAACGGAAGTTCGCGGTGGCGGTTCGCCGATTCGTCGATGACGGCAACGGCCGGGTCAAGGCGGTCGAGCTGCAGGAAGTCCGCGTGCAGAAGGACCCGGCAACGGGCCGTCGCGAGGTGCGGCCGGTCAACGACCACGTCGAGGTGCTGCCCGCGGACCTGGTTCTGCTGGCGATCGGGTTCGAAGGCGTGGAGGAAATGCCGCTGCTGGAAGACCTGAACCTGACGCTGACCCGCCGGGGCACCCTGTCGTGCGGCGCGGACTGGCAGACCGAGACCCCCGGAGTCTTCGTCTGCGGCGACGCGCATCGAGGCGCTTCGCTGGTGGTGTGGGCGATCGCGGAAGGCCGCTCGGTCGCCGCGGCGGTGGACGCGTTCCTGACCGGCGCTTCGGACCTGCCGGCACCGGTGCACCCGACGGCGCTGCCGCTCGCGGTGGTGTGACCCGCCGCTGATCTCCGGCCCCGGCGCAATGGCGCGCCGGGGCCGGCTTCTTTTCCCGCCCGCGGCGCCGTCGATCACCCGAACGACACCGAAGCGTGACCCTGCCCGCCCACGCCCCCGTCCACCTGTCGGAACGCCTATCCTGAACCTCGTGAACTGGACAGTCGACGTTCCCGTAGACACGCTTCCCGAACTGCCGCCGTTGCCCCCTGAGCTTCGGGAGCGCCTCGACACGGCTCTGGCGCTGCCTGCCGCGCAGCAGCCGGAGTGGCCGGACGTCGCGCTGGCGCAGCGGGTGCGCGGGGTGCTGGAAAGCGTGCCGCCGATTACCGTTCCCGCCGAGATCGACCGGTTGAAGAACCGGCTCGCGATGGTGGCTCGCGGCGAGGCGTTCCTGCTGCAGGGCGGCGACTGCGCGGAGACCTTCGAGTCCAACACCGAACCGCACATCCGGGCGAATCTGCGCACGCTGCTGCAGATGGCTGTCGTGCTCACCTACGGGGCCAGCCTGCCGGTGGTGAAGGTCGGCCGGATCGCCGGGCAGTACGCGAAGCCGCGCTCGTCCGGCACGGACGCGCTCGGGCTGCCGGTCTACCGCGGCGACATCATCAACTCGCTGGTGCCCAAGCCGGAGCTGCGGGTGCCGGACCCGGGCCGGATGATCCGCGCCTACGCGAACGCCGGCGCGGCGATGAACCTCGTCCGCGCGCTCACCGGGGCCGGGATGGCCGACCTGCACCAGGTGCACGACTGGAACAAGGACTTCGTGTCCTCCTCGCCCGCCGGGGAGCGGTACGAGGCGCTCGCCGCGGAGATCGACCGCGGGCTGCGGTTCATGAACGCGTGCGGGGTCACCGACGCGTCGCTGCAGTCGACTGAGATCTTCGCCAGCCACGAGGCGCTGCTGCTCGACTACGAGCGCGCGCTGCTGCGTCTCGACAGCTCGGACTCCGCCAACCCGAAGCTCTACAACCAGTCCTCGCATTTCCTCTGGATCGGCGAGCGCACCCGGCAGCTGGACGGCGCGCACATCGCCTTCGCCGAGCTGCTGGCCAACCCGATCGGGCTCAAGATCGGCCCGACCACCACCCCGGAGCAGGCGCTGGAGTACGTCCAGCGGCTCGACCCGCGCAACGAACCGGGCCGGCTGACGCTCATCTCGCGGATGGGCAACGGCAAGGTCCGCGAGGTGCTGCCGGCGATCGTGGAGAAGGTCGAATCGTCCGGGCACAAGGTCATCTGGCAGTGCGACCCGATGCACGGCAACACGCACGAGGCGTCCACCGGCTACAAGACCCGGCACTTCGACCGGATCGTCGACGAGGTCCAGGGCTTCTTCGAGGTGCACCGCAAGCTCGGCACCTACCCGGGCGGCATCCACGTGGAGCTGACCGGCGAGGACGTCACCGAATGCCTCGGCGGCGCGCAGGAGATCTCCGACGTCGACCTGGCCGGTCGCTACGAAACCGCCTGCGACCCGCGGCTCAACACCCAGCAGTCGCTGGAGCTGGCGTTCCTGGTCGCGGAGATGCTGCGCGGCTGACTTGCCGCTCAACGTCCGGGCAGAGCCTCAAGGGGCCCTGCCCGGACGTTGACGCGGTTACGAAGCGAGCAGGAGTTCCGCTGCCGACTTGGCTACCGCGTCGCGCAGCGAGCCCAGATCGCCGACCGCCTCCGCGTTGGCTTGCAGTCCGATGTGGACCGAGTCGCGATAGGGCGCGATCGCGATGCCGACCGCTTGGCGCGGAGCCAGCGGCACGAACGGGTACACCTGCGTCAGCGGCGCGCCGTCGAGCTCGAGCCGGGCGGGCGGTACCGGCACCGTCGTCACGACCAGATCGAACAGCAGGGGTGCGGCCAGCCCGGCCGTCCGCGTGCCCAGCCGGTGCAACACCGTCGGCATGCGATCGGCCAGCAGCGGGAAGGCGCCCGCGCCGCGGGCCGGTCCCGCCGCCTTGTTGCGCGCCATCGCGGCCTTCACCACGGCGAGCCGCCGTACCGGATCGTCGACGCCGACCGGCAGATCGCACAGGTAGCCGGACAGCTTGTTCCCGCCCACCTGCTCCGCTGCCCTGCCGCGCACGCTGACCGGGATCAGCGCGCGCAGCGACCGCCCGTCCGGCCGGACTCCGCGGTTGACCAGCCAATCCCGCAACGCGCCGGACAACACCGCGAGCACCACGTCGTTCGTCGTACCGCCATGGGCGCGGCGGATCTGTCGTAGGTCAGCGGCGCACAGCCGGGAGAATCCGAGGGACCGGCCAGCGGTAGCGGGCGCGGACAGCGGCGTCCAGGGCGGCCGGGCCGCACGTACGACCGACGAAGCGATCCCGGCGGTCTCCAGTGTGTCGCGCATGGTGCTCAGCGGAGTTCGCGGCCGGGGGACTGCCGGAGCAAGCGGCCGGGCCGCGATGCCGTCGAGCAACCCGACGGCCACGGCGTAGGCACCGGCTCCGTCGGTGAGCGCGTGGTGAAGCTTCAACAACACCGCGAAGCCGCCGTCCGGCAATCCGGTCACCACAGTGAGCTCCCACAGCGGCCGGCGCGGGTCCAGCGGTTCGGCGATCCACCGCGCCGCGAACTCCGGCAGCGGGTCCGGGTCGTACAACGTGCTCAACCGGTGTTCGTGAATGTGTTTCAGGGCAGCGAAATCCGGGTCGCGCACCCATTCCGCGGACCCGGGCGGGAACAGTCCGGCGCGGATTTTCCGGCGCAGCTGCGGGATTTTCTCCGCGCGGCTCGCCAGCAGTGCGGTCAGCCGCGCCGGATCGACCGGCCGCTCCGGCGCGAAAATCAGCACCGCGCCCATCTGCATCGGCGAGGTTTCCCTGGAAAGACAGAGAAAAGCGACATCGAGGGAGCTGAGCGGCGTACGCGTCATGGCGGGCCTTTCGCGGACGGCTGCGAGGGAGACAGTCACCACACCACTCCGATATGACCGGTGGGTGGTCGCTGTGTTTCGCGGGCGCTAACTACCCGCGGTTTCACTCGCCTGGGGCACGCCGGGGGAGCCGCTGCGGCAGTTCGCTCGCCCCGTTGTGCTCGGCCGCGCTGATGTCCGCGGCGACCTGCCGCATCGCGACGCCGTTGCCCGGCCGCTTCGGCAGGCCCGGCCACAGCTCGCCGGCTTCGAGCGAGGCGGCGCGGAGCAGGGCTCCGTCGAGCTTGGTGTGCGTTTCCTCGATGCCGCGGTCGAGCCACTGCACGATCAGCTTCACCGGACCGGCGCTGGGCAGCGGCCAGACGAACACCGGGTGCTCCTGGTGGAACGCGGAACCGGTGCCGTCCCCCACGCGCAGCACCGGTTCGTGCGGTTCGCCCGCGGTGGGCACCGAAATCGTCTCCGAGCTGGCCCGGCTCCCGTCCGGGAACAGCACCCCGACCAGCAGCGCGTTGTAATCGGGGATGCGCCGGTGCGCGACCAGGGGACCGTGGTCCATCCGGTCTCGCGAGTACACCGCGATCCGCAGCGTCATCGCCTCCGGCCACACTTCCACGCCGCGCAACGCGACGATGGTGCGCTCGGACCGGCCGAGCGGCATCGCCCACGGCAGCAACGCCGGCACGATGTGCTCGTTCGGCGGGCCTGTCCACGGACGGCCCTCATAGCCGAACAGCTCCTGTTCCCGGACCGGAAACAGGGGGCGTTCGCGAGGACCGTCCGTGAAGAAGCTCATCAGTCCTCGCGCGGGGCCAGGCCACCGTCGGACTCGGACGAGGAACCGGACTGCTTCGGCCCCATGGCGTCCATCAGCTGGCGCGCCAGGCCGAGGCCGGTGCCGCCGAGGGACAGCGCCTTGGTGAACATGTCCGACATCCCGTCCGCGCCGTTCAGGACCACCATGTGGTCGATGTTGCCGAATGCCTGTGCCCCGGCTTCGACGATTTCCGGCCAACGCTCAGCCAACTGCTGTGCTACCACAGCTTCCTGGTTCTCCGCCAGTGCGGCGGCCCGCGCCTTGATCGCCTCAGCTTCGGCGAGACCCTTCGCCTTGGCCGCTTCGGCCTCCGCGAGCCCCTTGGCCTTCGCCGCTTCGGCCTCCGCCAGGCCCTTGGCCTTCGAGGCCGCCGCTTCGGCCTCACCGGTGGCCTTGGTCGCGCTCGCGCTGGCTTCCGCCCGCGCCTTGGTGGCCTGCGCTTCCGCGTCGGCGGCGGTCTTCACGCGGGTCGCGTCCGCGCCTGCCCGAAGCTCGGTCTCCTTCGCCTGGGCCTGCGCGCGGGCGATCTGCGCGTCGCGCTCCGCGTCCGCGGTCGTCCGGGTCTCGTACGCCTTCGCGTCGGCCGGCTTGCGGACCTGGGACTGCAGCCGCTGTTCGGACAGCGCCGCTTCCAGTTCGGCCGCGCGCGTCTCCTGGACCACGACCTCCTGACGCGCGGTGGCCTCGGCCAGCGGACCGGACTGGCTTGCCTTGGCCTTCGCCTGGTCGACCTCGGCCTGGTAGCCGGCCTGCTGGATCTGGCTCTCCCGGATCGCGCCCGCCTTGCGCGCGGCGGCGACCTGCTCGGCCTCGGTGGCCTCCTGGTCGCGCTGTGCTTCGGCGATCCGCGCGGACGCGGCGATGGCGGCCGCGTGCGGCTTGCCCAGGTTGAGGATGTAGCCGGACTCGTCGTCGATCTCCTGGATCTGCAGCGAGTCCACGATCAGCCCGAGCTTGATCATCTCGGTCGCCGACGACTGGCGGACCTCGCCGGTCAGCGCGTCGCGGTTGTGGATCATCTCCTCGATGGTCAGCCCGCCGACGATCGAGCGCAGGTGCCCGGAGAACAGCTCGTGGATGGTGTCGTTCATGCCCTTCTGCTGGTCGAGAAACCGGCGGGCGGCGTTGGCGATCGAGGCGTAGTCGTCGCCGACCTTGTAGATCACCACCGCGCGCACGGTGACCGGCAGCCCCTGCTTGGTCACGCACGAGACCTGCAGGTTCACGCCGCGGGTGTCCAGTGACAGCCGGCGCGCGGTCTGGAAGCCGGGAATCACGTTCACCCCCCGGCCGGTGACGATCTTGAACCCGAGACTGTCCGCGGTCTCGGTCCGCTCCACGCGGATGCCCCATCCGGAGATGATGAGGGCCTCGTTGGGCTCGGCGACCCGGTACAGGATCCGCAGCAGCCCGAACAGCAGGATCACGGCAACGACCGCGATCACCACGATGACCCAGATTTCCATTGCCCCTCGCAGGTGTCAGCACTCGACTGGCATTCAGTCGACACTGCGACGCGCTCAGGCGCGCAGCGGTTGCCACCTTTCCACGTAGACCGTGCGCGGAGGCTCGAAATCGACCACCAGAACGGGGGTGCCGACGGGAAAACTGGTTTCCGGGTCGGCCGGATAGGCGTAAAAGGCTTCCGTGCCGCCGCGGACGCTGAGCAGCACCTCGCCGATCAGCCCGGGCCCGACCGTGCCGGTGACCCGGCCGCGGTTGCCGATCATCCGCCGATCCCCCGAATCTTCACCTTGGTGCCCTTGGGCACGAACGACCCCGGTGCCGGGTCCTGCTGCATGACGAAGTTGATCCCGCCGTGCCCGTGGTCGCCGCCCTTGCGGTCGACGTCGAGCCCGGCCGCCTTGAGGATCTGGGTCGCCTCGTCGAACTGCCGGAACCGCACGTCCGGCACCTGGACCGCGTTGGAGACCCAGACCTTGACCGTCTTGGTGCCCGGCGAATTGGCGGGCGGGTCGGTGCGGGTGACCAGGCCGGCGGCGACCGAGGGCGAGAACTCCTCGCCGCCGTCCACCGGTTGGAAGCCGGCCTGGCGCAGCAGCTGGAACGCCTGGTCCTTGGGCTGCCCGGTGACGTCCGGCACCGCCGGCAGCGGCTCGGGTCCCTTGGACAGCACCAGCGTCACCTGGCCGCCGATGTCCAGCGGGGTGCCCGCGCCGGGGCTGATCCGCACGACGGTGCCCTCGGCCGCCTTGTCGTTGTACTCCGGCGGGCCTTGGACGACGGAGAGCTGCTGGGCCTGGATCGCCTTGGTGGCCTCGTCGAGCGTGGCGCCGACCCGGATGTTCGGCACCGTCGGCTTGCCCTTGGACACCACGACCGAGACGGTGGCGTCCTGCTCCAGCTTGGTGCCCGCCGGCGGGTCCACCTTGATCACCCGGTTCGCGGCGACCGTGTTGCTGAACTCCTGGCTGTACTTCGGGGTCAGCTTCGCCGCGCGCAGCTGGTCGCCCGCCTCGGCCTGGGTCACCCCGGCGAGGTTGGGCACGGTCGTCGTGGTGCTCTTGGTGTCGGTGAGGATGAAGGCGAACGCGCCGATCAGCCCGCCCAGCACCAGCACGCCGGCGACGGCGAGCGCGATCAGCTTCCGCTTGTCGCGCGGCTTCGGCGGCTCGTTCGGCTTCGTCGGCCCTGGGGTGGGAGGGAGCGCCGTGGTCGGCGGACCGGCGGGCAGCGCCGCCGCCGGGGTCGCCCGGGTCATCGCGCGGGTGCCGCGCGGTCCGGCCGGCGGCACTGGCGGCACCTGCTGGGTCTGCGCGGCGTCGGCCGGAACAGCCGGGATGTTCGGCAGCGTCTGCTCCACGTCCGACACCCGATCGCCGTCCGGCGGCGGAGGCACCGGGATCGCGACCGGCCGCAGACCGAGTTCGCCGGCCACGCCCTGCAGTTCGGCGAGGAACTCGCCGGCGTCGGCCGGCCGCTGCTCCGGGTCGCGCCGGGTGGCGCGGAAGATCAAATCGTCCAGCGCCGACGGCAGATCCGGGCGCTTCTCGCCGGCGCGCGGCACGTCGTCGTTCACGTGCCGGTAGGCGACCGAAATCGCGGTGTCGCCGGTGTAGGGCAGCTCGCCGGTGACCATCTCGTACATCAGGACGCCCGCCGCGTAGACGTCGCTGCGGGCCGTGGTGTCGCCGGTGGCGACCTGTTCCGGGGCCAGGTAGCCGACGGTGCCGAGGATGACGCTGGAGCTGGTGGTGCCCGGGCTGGCCACCGCCCGGACCAGACCGAAGTCGCCGACCTTCACCACGCCGCCCGCCAGCTGGCCGCTGCGGCCGATGAGCACGTTCTCCGGCTTCACGTCGCGGTGCACCAGCCCGGCCGCGTGCGCGGCGGCCAGCGCGGCCAGCACCGGCTCGGCGACGCTCAGCGCGAGCGAGACGTCCAGCTGGCCCTGCTCCTCCAGCAGGTCGCGCAGGGTGCCGCCGTCGACCAGCTCCATCACCAGAAAGGCGAGGCCGGAATCCTGGCCGGCCGGGGTGTCGAAGCCCTGGTCGTGCACGGCCACCACGTTCGGGTGATGCAGCTGTGCGGCCGAGCGCGCTTCGCGCACGAACCGGTCGACGAACGACCGGTCGTCGGCGAACCGCGGATCCATGATCTTGATCGCGACCGCCCGGTCCAGCCGGGTGTCCACGCCCCGGTAGACGGCCGACATCCCGCCCCGGGCTAGCAGCCGGTCCACGCGGTAGCGGCGTTCGAGCAGGGCGCCGACGAGACTGGGCTGGGTGCGGGTCACAGTCGGCAATCGTAGAAGAAGGGTGCCCCGCCGGGGCGGGTCACCCGTGCGTACCAGCGAGCGCGCCGGACGAATGTGGCACAGTGTCACGTGTGAGTGGGATTCCTGTCGCCGACGACATCCTCGAAGCCGCGGTCGCGGTCCTGCCGTTGCCGAAGGTCGCGGCCGCGTTGGGCGTGTCGGCAAGCAAGGTGCGCCAGATGCTGAGGGACGGCCAGCTGATCGCCGTGCGCCGTGACGGAGAGTTGTGCGTGCCGAGCGACTTCTTCGTCAAGGACGGCATCGTGAAGGGGCTGACCGGCACCATCACGGTGCTCGCGGACTCCGGGTTCAGCCGCACCGAGATGCTGCGCTGGCTCTTCACCGCCGACGACACGCTGCCCGGCTCGACCCCGATCAACGCCCTGCGCACCTCCCACGGCACCGAGGTCAAGCGGCGCGCTCAGGCGATGGCTTTCTGACGCTCCACCACGGATGCGCGACTGCCGCCAGCAGTTGAATCCCCGCCGCCGCGGCCAGCCCGGCGGCGGGGGAGTGCCCGGCCAGCGGCCCCGCCAGCGCGGTGCCGAGCGCCATTCCCGCGATCTTCACGCTCGCCGCGGTGGTGAACACCTGTGCGCGCACGGCCGGCGGAGCTTCCCGATGCCGGACCGCGAACAGTGCGGCCAGCTGCGGCCCGTCGCCGATCCCGGTGATCGCTGCGGCGGTGACGAGCAGCACCGCGTTCGGCGCCACGGCGGTGCCGGCGAAGCCGAGCGCCAGGACGACGGTGCTGAGCCGGATGACGAGGTCCGGGCTCCACGTGCGCTTGGCGA
This sequence is a window from Amycolatopsis benzoatilytica AK 16/65. Protein-coding genes within it:
- a CDS encoding glutamate synthase subunit beta, whose protein sequence is MADPTGFLKYQRQEPKKKSYEERLSSWGEVYAEVDPAERNEAVRVQASRCMDCGIPFCHSGASGCPLGNLIPEWNDLVRRGDWAAASDRLHATNNFPEFTGKLCPAPCEAGCVLSISPLSGGPVAIKRVEETIAAQSWEAGYVQPQVSEVSSGRKVAVVGSGPAGLAAAQQLTRAGHEVTVFERDDRLGGLLRYGIPEFKMEKKVLDRRLAQLRKEGTKFVTGCEVGVDLSVEDLRAQYDAVVLAVGALRGRDDRTTPGRSLDGIHLAMEHLVPANKFVEGAGPSPVDANGKHVVIIGGGDTGADSYGTATRQGALSVTQLDQYPMPPQTRDDERSPWPTWPYLLRTYPAHEEAGERKFAVAVRRFVDDGNGRVKAVELQEVRVQKDPATGRREVRPVNDHVEVLPADLVLLAIGFEGVEEMPLLEDLNLTLTRRGTLSCGADWQTETPGVFVCGDAHRGASLVVWAIAEGRSVAAAVDAFLTGASDLPAPVHPTALPLAVV
- a CDS encoding class II 3-deoxy-7-phosphoheptulonate synthase, which codes for MNWTVDVPVDTLPELPPLPPELRERLDTALALPAAQQPEWPDVALAQRVRGVLESVPPITVPAEIDRLKNRLAMVARGEAFLLQGGDCAETFESNTEPHIRANLRTLLQMAVVLTYGASLPVVKVGRIAGQYAKPRSSGTDALGLPVYRGDIINSLVPKPELRVPDPGRMIRAYANAGAAMNLVRALTGAGMADLHQVHDWNKDFVSSSPAGERYEALAAEIDRGLRFMNACGVTDASLQSTEIFASHEALLLDYERALLRLDSSDSANPKLYNQSSHFLWIGERTRQLDGAHIAFAELLANPIGLKIGPTTTPEQALEYVQRLDPRNEPGRLTLISRMGNGKVREVLPAIVEKVESSGHKVIWQCDPMHGNTHEASTGYKTRHFDRIVDEVQGFFEVHRKLGTYPGGIHVELTGEDVTECLGGAQEISDVDLAGRYETACDPRLNTQQSLELAFLVAEMLRG
- a CDS encoding wax ester/triacylglycerol synthase domain-containing protein is translated as MTRTPLSSLDVAFLCLSRETSPMQMGAVLIFAPERPVDPARLTALLASRAEKIPQLRRKIRAGLFPPGSAEWVRDPDFAALKHIHEHRLSTLYDPDPLPEFAARWIAEPLDPRRPLWELTVVTGLPDGGFAVLLKLHHALTDGAGAYAVAVGLLDGIAARPLAPAVPRPRTPLSTMRDTLETAGIASSVVRAARPPWTPLSAPATAGRSLGFSRLCAADLRQIRRAHGGTTNDVVLAVLSGALRDWLVNRGVRPDGRSLRALIPVSVRGRAAEQVGGNKLSGYLCDLPVGVDDPVRRLAVVKAAMARNKAAGPARGAGAFPLLADRMPTVLHRLGTRTAGLAAPLLFDLVVTTVPVPPARLELDGAPLTQVYPFVPLAPRQAVGIAIAPYRDSVHIGLQANAEAVGDLGSLRDAVAKSAAELLLAS
- a CDS encoding SPFH domain-containing protein, with amino-acid sequence MEIWVIVVIAVVAVILLFGLLRILYRVAEPNEALIISGWGIRVERTETADSLGFKIVTGRGVNVIPGFQTARRLSLDTRGVNLQVSCVTKQGLPVTVRAVVIYKVGDDYASIANAARRFLDQQKGMNDTIHELFSGHLRSIVGGLTIEEMIHNRDALTGEVRQSSATEMIKLGLIVDSLQIQEIDDESGYILNLGKPHAAAIAASARIAEAQRDQEATEAEQVAAARKAGAIRESQIQQAGYQAEVDQAKAKASQSGPLAEATARQEVVVQETRAAELEAALSEQRLQSQVRKPADAKAYETRTTADAERDAQIARAQAQAKETELRAGADATRVKTAADAEAQATKARAEASASATKATGEAEAAASKAKGLAEAEAAKAKGLAEAEAAKAKGLAEAEAIKARAAALAENQEAVVAQQLAERWPEIVEAGAQAFGNIDHMVVLNGADGMSDMFTKALSLGGTGLGLARQLMDAMGPKQSGSSSESDGGLAPRED
- a CDS encoding Stk1 family PASTA domain-containing Ser/Thr kinase, with protein sequence MTRTQPSLVGALLERRYRVDRLLARGGMSAVYRGVDTRLDRAVAIKIMDPRFADDRSFVDRFVREARSAAQLHHPNVVAVHDQGFDTPAGQDSGLAFLVMELVDGGTLRDLLEEQGQLDVSLALSVAEPVLAALAAAHAAGLVHRDVKPENVLIGRSGQLAGGVVKVGDFGLVRAVASPGTTSSSVILGTVGYLAPEQVATGDTTARSDVYAAGVLMYEMVTGELPYTGDTAISVAYRHVNDDVPRAGEKRPDLPSALDDLIFRATRRDPEQRPADAGEFLAELQGVAGELGLRPVAIPVPPPPDGDRVSDVEQTLPNIPAVPADAAQTQQVPPVPPAGPRGTRAMTRATPAAALPAGPPTTALPPTPGPTKPNEPPKPRDKRKLIALAVAGVLVLGGLIGAFAFILTDTKSTTTTVPNLAGVTQAEAGDQLRAAKLTPKYSQEFSNTVAANRVIKVDPPAGTKLEQDATVSVVVSKGKPTVPNIRVGATLDEATKAIQAQQLSVVQGPPEYNDKAAEGTVVRISPGAGTPLDIGGQVTLVLSKGPEPLPAVPDVTGQPKDQAFQLLRQAGFQPVDGGEEFSPSVAAGLVTRTDPPANSPGTKTVKVWVSNAVQVPDVRFRQFDEATQILKAAGLDVDRKGGDHGHGGINFVMQQDPAPGSFVPKGTKVKIRGIGG
- a CDS encoding Rv2175c family DNA-binding protein — translated: MSGIPVADDILEAAVAVLPLPKVAAALGVSASKVRQMLRDGQLIAVRRDGELCVPSDFFVKDGIVKGLTGTITVLADSGFSRTEMLRWLFTADDTLPGSTPINALRTSHGTEVKRRAQAMAF